The Ignavibacteria bacterium genome contains the following window.
AACAAGCGTTTGGTCACCAACTTGGACATACAGAACGATAGTTCCATTCCCAGTAGTTCCAACTGGGACTGTTACACCAACATCAGGTGCAATCAATCAACCAATCACACTGAACATAAGCTGGCAGCCAGTTCCATATGCAGAAACTTATCGGTTGCAAGTTTCGACAAGTAACACATTCGGTACAACTGTATTCGATGATTCTACAATTACAACAACATCGAAACAAGTTGGGCCACTTGCAAATGATAAAACATATTATTGGCGTGTAAGAGCGAAAAACGTTGCTGGAACAGGTGCATATTCTACTATTAGTGTATTTACAACTATAGTTCCAATACCAGTGACCCCAAGCTTAGGTACACCGGCAAACAATGCAGTACGACAGCCAATGACTATAACATTGACCTGGGCAGAAGTTCCTTATGCGGTGAAATATCGTTTGCAGGTTGCAACAGATTCATTATTCACAGTTGTTTCTGTGTTCTTGGATGATACAACTCTAACAACGAACTCACGTCAAGTAACACTACCAAGCTATGATACCAAGTACTTCTGGAGAGTAAATGCTAAAAACATCGCTGGTACAGGGACCTTTTCTTCTATTAGATCATTCAGAACTCTCGGACCAATTCCAACTGTATTTGACCTATCGAATCCACTTGAACACCATCGAATTGTAGTACGTCAAGGTGATGGAACTCCGATTACATTCAAGTGGAGGAAATCCACATATGCTACAAAATACAGATGGAGATATGGTGTCCCGTACATTAATCCATGGTATTTTGATATACTGTCGAATAGTAATGGCACCGATACACTCTTAACATTAACAGAAGGACAGTTGTATAATATTTGGGATTCGACCATGCTTCTTGGCTCGATTGATTCGTGTATTGGTCAGTGGGCAGTTTGGGCATTTAATGTGTATGGATTGGATTCAACACAATCGAATCAAACTTGGTACTTGAAGTTCGTATTGAGAAGAACAACCGGTTTTATTGATGGGTCAATCCCAACCGAATATAGCTTAGCTCAGAATTATCCGAATCCATTTAATCCATCTACTAAGCTCAGGTTTGGATTACCGCAAGAAAGTAATGTTACATTGACCATTTACAATATTCTTGGAGAGCAGGTCGATAAGTTGATTAATAATGATTTACTTAAGGCAGGATGGTATGAATATGATTTCAATGCATCGAAACTGCCGAGTGGTAATTACATCTATCGAATAACTGCTGGTAATTTCACCCAAACGAAGAAGATGTCAATAATTAAATAAGTTCTCACTTTTCACATTGCCATCTCGTAATGGAACCCAACTGGTGCCCACTAGTTGGGTTCTTCTTTTTAATATCGAATCCAATTATTTAGTATATAGATGATAATTAAGTTTGTCTGTTAAGATTTTTTAAAAAAAAGGAAGGAGTCACGCCAGTATACTTTTTAAATGCGGAGATGAATGTTGTTCTATTGCTGAAGCCTACAGTATTCGCTATACCAGCAAGGTTGTAGATATCTACTTCGTGTTTTTGAGACAAAATCAACAGCGATTTTTTAATTCTTAGGTTATTAATATAAGTATTAAAATGGACCCCATAGAATTGGTTTATTACTTTTGAAAGATAATTTCTATTTGTATTTAAAACTTTAGCGAGACCATCTAAGCTAAGATTTGGATCCAAGAATAATTGCTTCTTCTGAATCACCTCTTCGAGGTGTGCAACTATTGCACTCATCTGCGCAGAGTCAGGTATTTCTTCATCTTGTATATATCGATCCAGATGGAACTCTTCAAAGTTATATGGAATAGATTCAGCTGAGAATTCTTTAGCTTGATTTTTGATAAATGACTTTAGCTTGAATGTTTTGTTCTCAGAATGCATTAATTCAATATTTTTATTAATCAACAGCTTATAAGCATTCTTAAGTTTAAGATGTATTATTAAGATTAAAATCACCGACAAAATGACAATAGTAATTATACTTAGAAGAATGCTTTACCGAATTTCATAAGTTTTT
Protein-coding sequences here:
- a CDS encoding helix-turn-helix domain-containing protein: MHSENKTFKLKSFIKNQAKEFSAESIPYNFEEFHLDRYIQDEEIPDSAQMSAIVAHLEEVIQKKQLFLDPNLSLDGLAKVLNTNRNYLSKVINQFYGVHFNTYINNLRIKKSLLILSQKHEVDIYNLAGIANTVGFSNRTTFISAFKKYTGVTPSFFLKNLNRQT